A segment of the Vulcanisaeta thermophila genome:
GCGTAACTGCTGGGTTTAGTGGGCATTATCATAATTATGAGAGAATACTATAAAAGGGGGCACAGGTTATTAATACTGTGGCTGTTTACTTAGTACTTGATGAGCAGACTGGACTCCTAATCTTCCTATTCTTCATAATATTACTGGCATGGAAGCCCGAAACCCTACCCGTAATAGCCAGGGAGTTGGGTAGGTGGTATAGGGAGGCCAGGAGGGTTATTGATGGCTTCACTAGGGAATTAATGCAGTACAATAGTGAGATTCGCGGCAGTATTAATAGTAGCATCAGTGATGTTAGGGCCCAGGTGAGGCAAGCGTTAACCCTGGACCCAGACATAGTTAGGATTGCAAAAACCCTGGGCATAAGCACTGAGGGTAAGACGAAGGAGGAATTGGTGAGTGAGATATTAAAGAGATTGGGCGAGTTTAATAATAAGCAGGGC
Coding sequences within it:
- a CDS encoding DNA replication protein DnaD; the encoded protein is MAVYLVLDEQTGLLIFLFFIILLAWKPETLPVIARELGRWYREARRVIDGFTRELMQYNSEIRGSINSSISDVRAQVRQALTLDPDIVRIAKTLGISTEGKTKEELVSEILKRLGEFNNKQG